In the Besnoitia besnoiti strain Bb-Ger1 chromosome IX, whole genome shotgun sequence genome, cCATCTGACCCTTGAGATGCACAAAGGTGCGTGTTCATATTTACACGTGCATGaatgtatgcatgcgtgccAAGCCAgtaaaaagaagaaaacgtcATTTGAAAAAGAGTCTGGTCGGCCTGTAACAAGAGAACGAAGGCGTGCCTGCACTGGCGATGCGCGAGAAGCTTCAAAACAAAAAGGAATTTGCGTGCGCACAGACCCTCCCACACCTGATTCCAGACTCGTGGTACGGACTCGATACATGCCTTCGCATGTACATCAATACCCTAAGATGCATAACTACGCATGGGAGTGCATAGTGAAAACCAACTATATAAAAATAAATTAATATGTGTACATACACGTACCTCCTTCGTCATGCAGATAGGCGCGCATGTGCGTGTATACCAGGGTTGGATTACACAAGCACGTGGAACTATGGGTACAGTCCCGAAGAGCAGGAGAAAAGCTTCTCCCGGTTCAGTCTTCCGTGACGCCGGCCTCAGCCAGTGTCACTCGACTCGACGTTTGGCTTCAAACACGTCGGGCGCTAGATCCAAGAGTATCGGAAGGACTGTCGCgacttcttcttcatctcccTGACGACGAACATGACTTCAAATGCTCGCGTGGGGAGCTCGTGGAGCATGGTTTCGAAGTCAATTCTGGCcccgtctcctccctctcgcgtcgctcgctgaCAGAGCTGGAAGAgtttctccgcggcgcgcacctgcgaggccgcgcgttCGTCTGAGCAGAAGAGCGAGATGAAGCGCTCCAGAGACACGGCGTCACATGCAGGGTCGAGTCCCTCCATAAACCAGATATCGCCGGCGAACCGCCGAAGCTCGTGCATGTgcttgcgcagctgcgccttctcctcgcgaaggcgcgccgcttccgcagATATCGCTGCGAGGCGAATCAGCGACGAAGCATCCGAGCCCGCAGACGAGCGGGACAAGGGAGACACGTGCGTCGGCTGCGACCCGCTGTCAGCTTTGTCTCGGGTTTTTCTCTGCGAGTCGAGGAGACGCGTCACTTCCGCGTCGATCGCTTCACAGCGCCGCTTCATTTTGTTCATCTGCTGGTTGTCCTCGAGCTCCGCTAGCAGCTCCGAGAGCGTCGGACGCACATAGACTCCTGCGTCCACgagcgccagctgctgcatAGAGAGAATCCCGCTGAGAGCGTCCCCCGCTGGcgcttccttttcttcctccgtgGCTCCCCGTCCTCCCTGCAATTCGCCTTCTCCAGACATCCAGTTGACTGCCCGCAGAAAATCGAAGAAAGCGGCTTGGATCGGATGATAGTCGGGCTTTTTTCTGCCAGCAAGGCTCCTCGCTTCTGCATCAGCATCCTCACGCCTCGCGGATCTGGTCACCTCCCCAACGGCCCCGACACCCCCAACCCCACCCGCCTCTCTGTCCGTCACTCTCGACACTTCTTCCTGTTCAGAGGCCTCTCGAAACCTCTCACCCAAGTTCTTGTAGGAGTGGACTGAAGAGGAGGCAAGCTCTGAaaacgaagagggcgaagaagaagctgtCTCAGCCTCTTCGGCAGAAAACGAGGTAACGAGGTGATGCAGTCCAACTTTGAAAAACGCGGAAACCGGCATGTAGCGCATTGCCTTCGTGTCAACGGTGTATGCAGAGTCGTCTTCAAGAGGAACGCTTCCGTGCGAAACAtcgggagaagaagaggaaggtgAAGCAGAAAAAATGCTAGCGTCGGCGACATGACGCGTGCAGCTGGTTGAGCTGTCTCGCTCCACGTGGAGCGGCGGTGTCTCCTCCATCTTCTACTACAGAATCCAGGGAAGATGTAAACTCGGCATGACCAGAAATGACACAAGACGATGTCCTTGCCACTGTTGGCGGCTTATCTCTGCTTGAGACGGTGAGGGAACGACGCGCTAGCGTGACGGCATGTTCTGCGATGTAAGCTGGTTGCTAtcccttcttcgtcgtcgcctcagGTGCATTTTCCGGTTCCATGAGCCTTTTTATGTATGCAGTCTCCTTTATCTTTGTAACTGACACTGCAAGGTATTTGATATTAATTTCAGACTGTtccacgccgccgctcgagCTAAAGCAAAGTTTGGGCAcaagggcggcgcgcagcagctttTCGCGTACGGTAGCGTGGTGTTCGGAAGTCAAGCGCAGTACGCGATTTCGCGCCAAAGGACGACGAGACACCGGATCCGGAGCTTCGTTTCGAGAGACAGAAGGAAAGGATTCGCGAAAAATCGACGGAAGCACCGAGTAGACGCGGCTACATCAAAAATATGTTCTCCTCTCCCGCTGTACTTGGAGTGTGTGTTGTGCTTTCGGGGTCATGATATATCAAGTGCAGCAGTTCAGTTCTATCCGGcaagcgagcgacgcggagggggAACTTGCTCAGAATACGCCCGCAAAAGAAGGGAGGTGTGAAAATCTTGGACCTGTCTTCTTCTGACGGTCTTCGTTTGCAAGTATAGTTCTGCTAGAAGATGAAAGGGGGGCGGTCTGCATTTTCCGCGCCTTTCACGACGTGAGGTGCTGCAGTCGAACGGATCGCCCCCAAACCACGAGACTGACCACGTCGCCGAGAGACGTACTCGCGCACGTTGTGTTGCTCACTCTCGCGTAAGCACTTTTCTGATGTGTGAAGCAGATGCTGCTCCGATCTATGCGGCGCGAGTCGCGGAAATCGACACACGCTGAGACATTTTCAGAAGTCATAAAtcgtggcggcggcctccgaaGTCCTGTCCCACGTCGCCAAACCCATGGGCACGCTACGTTCAGCCTCCTGATACGTTCCCCTCAGGGAAATGCGAATTTACCGAGGTGTACGATGCATTCTGGAAGAGTTCGGCTCGCAGAGCTTGCATTTCAAATTATACAGACAAAGCACAGCACAGCGAGCGTGCTACCACTGGTTCTGTAATCCTTCATTATGCCAGGCGCGAGGCAAAGTTTGATACATTATTGCTCCATTCAGTGATAAAGAATGAATCATCTTGTGCATTCTGGAAAAGCGGAGCCCATGGGCGCCACTCGGTTT is a window encoding:
- a CDS encoding hypothetical protein (encoded by transcript BESB_013710), with product MEETPPLHVERDSSTSCTRHVADASIFSASPSSSSPDVSHGSVPLEDDSAYTVDTKAMRYMPVSAFFKVGLHHLVTSFSAEEAETASSSPSSFSELASSSVHSYKNLGERFREASEQEEVSRVTDREAGGVGGVGAVGEVTRSARREDADAEARSLAGRKKPDYHPIQAAFFDFLRAVNWMSGEGELQGGRGATEEEKEAPAGDALSGILSMQQLALVDAGVYVRPTLSELLAELEDNQQMNKMKRRCEAIDAEVTRLLDSQRKTRDKADSGSQPTHVSPLSRSSAGSDASSLIRLAAISAEAARLREEKAQLRKHMHELRRFAGDIWFMEGLDPACDAVSLERFISLFCSDERAASQVRAAEKLFQLCQRATREGGDGARIDFETMLHELPTRAFEVMFVVREMKKKSRQSFRYSWI